The following proteins come from a genomic window of Triticum aestivum cultivar Chinese Spring chromosome 6A, IWGSC CS RefSeq v2.1, whole genome shotgun sequence:
- the LOC123131634 gene encoding uncharacterized protein yields MLRLRSCTLTQLLSSPYTSHLSPLHRLLSAAAASAVSPAATPGFGAEEYLVSACGLTRAQAIKASTKLSHLKSPAKTDAVLAFLAGIGLSAADVATAIAKDPLLLCAGVERTLAPVFDGLTGLGLSRSEVARIAVFVPSKFRCRSIVSALHYYLTLFGSMDHLLRLLKRGFWLHGSDLERVVKPNVAFLRECGLQDCDIAKLCIRVPRILKINQQRLRRWWHVPKLSVCRMALGCWQKRCMLSHSMTRRRSPPRWST; encoded by the coding sequence atgctCCGGCTCCGAAGCTGCACCCTCACCCAGCTCCTCTCTTCTCCCTACACCTCCCATCTCTCTCCTCTCCACCGTCTCCTCTCCGCCGCAGCCGCCTCCGCCGTTTCCCCGGCCGCCACCCCTGGCTTTGGCGCCGAGGAGTACCTCGTCTCCGCCTGCGGCTTGACCCGAGCCCAGGCCATCAAGGCCTCCACCAAGCTCTCCCACCTCAAGTCCCCCGCCAAGACCGACGCCGtcctcgccttcctcgccggcatcggcctctccgccgccgacgtcgccaccgccatcgccaAGGACCCGCTGTTACTCTGCGCCGGCGTGGAGAGGACCCTGGCCCCCGTCTTCGATGGGCTCACCGGCCTCGGCCTCTCGCGCTCTGAGGTCGCGCGCATCGCCGTGTTCGTCCCCAGCAAATTCCGCTGCAGATCCATCGTCTCCGCTCTACACTACTACCTGACCCTCTTCGGCTCCATGGACCACTTGCTCCGGTTGCTCAAACGCGGCTTCTGGCTACATGGTTCTGACCTCGAGAGGGTGGTCAAGCCCAACGTCGCGTTCCTGCGGGAGTGCGGGCTACAGGATTGCGACATTGCCAAGCTGTGCATCCGTGTGCCAAGGATCCTCAAAATCAACCAGCAGCGCCTCCGGCGATGGTGGCATGTGCCAAAGCTCTCTGTGTGCCGCATGGCTCTGGGATGTTGGCAAAAGCGTTGCATGCTGTCGCATTCTATGACGAGGAGAAGATCGCCACCAAGGTGGAGCACCTGA
- the LOC123129949 gene encoding SKP1-like protein 1: MATAEAGEKKMIMLISSDGMEFEVEEAVAMESQTIRQMIKDECADKGIPIPNINSKILSRVIEYCNKHVPTMPTTGATNAAASDTVAPAALAKDLKIWDREFIKVNRATHFDLNLAASYLNIKGLLDLTCHTTDTISGHNLEEIRSFLQHQERLLA; the protein is encoded by the exons ATGGCGACCGCAGAGGCGGGCGAGAAGAAGATGATCATGCTCATCTCATCTGACGGCATGGAGTTCGAGGTAGAGGAGGCAGTCGCCATGGAGTCGCAGACCATCCGCCAAATGATCAAGGATGAGTGCGCCGACAAAGGCATTCCTATCCCCAACATCAACTCCAAGATCCTCTCCAGGGTCATCGAGTACTGCAACAAACACGTCCCGACCATGCCAACCACTGGAGCCACCAATGCCGCTGCGTCTGACACCGTAGCTCCCGCCGCCCTAGCCAAGGACCTCAAGATCTGGGACAGAGAATTCATCAAGGTCAACCGTGCCACCCACTTCGACCTCAACCTG GCTGCAAGTTACCTCAACATCAAGGGTTTGTTGGACCTGACTTGCCATACTACCGACACGATTAGTGGCCATAATCTGGAGGAGATCCGTAGTTTCCTTCAGCATCAAGAACGACTACTTGCCtga